In one Aeromicrobium erythreum genomic region, the following are encoded:
- a CDS encoding oxidoreductase, with protein MSWSTQDIPDLGGKRAVVTGVTGGLGFHTALELGRAGAGLTVTARNPQKADDTLARLREELPDVDVEVLSLDLADLADVRRATEELGSRHDRVDVLVNNAGIMIPPYSTTADGFELQIGTNHVGHFAWTAQVWPLLADDARVVSVSSLAHLQAKGIDLRSLTPEGSPRTYRRWVSYAESKLANLSFALELDRRLKSAGKAVVSTAAHPGFARTELQKTGVAMGNPFLGTVVQQVSALASQSAAAGALPSLRAATDPTFTGGEYVGPASLGGTRGAPVIAGMTRWARDEQLARDLWAATEQATGVTFEV; from the coding sequence ATGAGCTGGAGCACGCAGGACATCCCCGACCTGGGCGGGAAGCGGGCCGTCGTCACCGGTGTCACCGGAGGGCTCGGGTTCCACACCGCTCTCGAGCTGGGGCGGGCCGGCGCGGGCCTGACCGTCACCGCGCGGAACCCGCAGAAGGCCGACGACACGCTCGCCCGGCTGCGCGAGGAGCTGCCCGACGTCGATGTCGAGGTGCTCTCCCTCGACCTGGCCGACCTCGCCGACGTGCGCCGGGCGACCGAGGAGCTGGGCTCGCGGCACGACCGGGTCGACGTGCTCGTGAACAACGCCGGCATCATGATCCCGCCGTACAGCACGACCGCCGACGGCTTCGAGCTGCAGATCGGCACGAACCACGTCGGTCACTTCGCGTGGACGGCGCAGGTGTGGCCGCTGCTCGCCGACGACGCCCGCGTCGTGTCCGTGTCGTCGCTCGCGCACCTGCAGGCCAAGGGGATCGACCTGCGCTCGCTGACCCCGGAGGGCTCGCCGCGCACGTACCGCCGGTGGGTGTCCTACGCGGAGTCCAAGCTCGCGAACCTCTCGTTCGCGCTCGAGCTCGACCGTCGCCTGAAGTCCGCGGGGAAGGCCGTCGTCAGCACGGCCGCGCACCCGGGCTTCGCCCGCACCGAGCTGCAGAAGACCGGCGTGGCGATGGGCAACCCGTTCCTCGGCACGGTCGTGCAGCAGGTGTCGGCACTGGCGAGCCAGTCGGCCGCCGCGGGAGCGCTGCCGAGCCTGCGGGCCGCGACCGACCCGACCTTCACCGGCGGGGAGTACGTGGGCCCGGCGTCGCTCGGCGGTACCCGCGGCGCCCCGGTGATCGCGGGCATGACGCGCTGGGCGCGCGACGAGCAGCTCGCCCGCGACCTCTGGGCGGCGACGGAGCAGGCCACCGGCGTCACTTTCGAGGTCTGA
- a CDS encoding maleylpyruvate isomerase family mycothiol-dependent enzyme yields the protein MLQTYVDAWLASVRDTIALLEELDDAAWSTPTDLPGWTVADVAAHLAHLEAVTAGHVVDEAPTTASAGGIASVYTEAGVESRRGLTREQVLDELRRSVDVRAERLGGALPDDPTARAEHTPAGVGWTWDTMLRNRTVDVWCHEQDVRRAVDRPGNLDSAGAHVTTHTFAAAMPFVLGKKVGATAGTSVLWDLTGPIALQVGATVGDDGRARPGVPDSPTATLTLTSDAFAVLAAGRRRPGAVEVAVSGDTDLAHRVLEQMAVTF from the coding sequence ATGCTGCAGACCTACGTCGACGCCTGGCTGGCCAGCGTCCGCGACACGATCGCCCTGCTCGAGGAGCTCGACGACGCGGCATGGTCGACGCCCACCGACCTGCCGGGCTGGACGGTCGCCGACGTCGCCGCCCACCTGGCGCACCTCGAGGCCGTCACCGCGGGGCACGTGGTCGACGAGGCCCCCACCACGGCGTCGGCCGGCGGCATCGCGTCGGTGTACACGGAGGCCGGGGTGGAGTCGCGGCGCGGCCTCACGCGCGAGCAGGTGCTGGACGAGCTGCGCCGCAGCGTCGACGTCCGCGCGGAGCGGCTCGGCGGCGCGCTGCCCGACGACCCCACGGCCCGCGCCGAGCACACGCCCGCCGGTGTCGGTTGGACGTGGGACACGATGCTGCGCAACCGCACCGTCGACGTCTGGTGCCACGAGCAGGACGTGCGCCGCGCGGTCGACCGGCCGGGCAACCTCGACTCGGCGGGCGCGCACGTCACGACGCACACGTTCGCCGCCGCCATGCCGTTCGTGCTCGGCAAGAAGGTCGGCGCCACGGCCGGCACGTCAGTCCTCTGGGACCTCACCGGCCCGATCGCCCTGCAGGTGGGCGCGACGGTCGGCGACGACGGCCGCGCCCGCCCCGGCGTGCCGGACTCCCCCACCGCCACCCTCACCCTGACGTCCGACGCCTTCGCCGTGCTGGCCGCAGGACGTCGCCGCCCGGGCGCGGTCGAGGTCGCGGTGAGCGGCGACACCGACCTCGCCCACCGCGTCCTCGAGCAGATGGCCGTCACCTTCTGA
- a CDS encoding DUF4344 domain-containing metallopeptidase produces MRRIIVVATVALAALGGFTVGLLAAPGDARPEAAQGDAARGARVSVTYPDVADRWQGWQDRVRASGVLEDAARDLRATVSLPSPLVVEVTTCKDGTGYLAGEGRIELCLQDVRDSDAELEEAGADDVDATLEGIWRETFFHEAGHAVIDMLDLPFTGREEDVADQFAAWRLAEAGDDEATGALLSSAYEYQLLAAAYEADPTDEHTSDAARAVNYLCYLYGSDPDTWSGLVDDDPLTQDRADQCTDEWDRLRVGWRDLLAEAGALRS; encoded by the coding sequence GTGCGCAGGATCATCGTCGTCGCGACCGTCGCCCTCGCCGCCCTGGGCGGGTTCACGGTCGGGCTGCTCGCCGCGCCCGGCGACGCCCGCCCCGAGGCGGCTCAGGGCGACGCCGCCCGCGGCGCACGCGTGAGCGTCACGTACCCCGACGTCGCCGACCGCTGGCAGGGCTGGCAGGACCGGGTGCGCGCCAGCGGCGTCCTCGAGGACGCCGCCCGCGACCTGCGCGCGACGGTCAGCCTGCCGAGCCCCCTCGTCGTCGAGGTGACGACCTGCAAGGACGGCACGGGGTACCTGGCCGGCGAGGGTCGGATCGAGCTGTGCCTGCAGGACGTGCGCGACAGCGACGCCGAGCTGGAGGAGGCCGGGGCCGACGACGTCGACGCCACCCTCGAGGGCATCTGGCGCGAGACGTTCTTCCACGAGGCGGGGCACGCGGTGATCGACATGCTCGACCTGCCGTTCACGGGTCGCGAGGAGGACGTCGCCGACCAGTTCGCGGCGTGGCGCCTCGCCGAGGCCGGTGACGACGAGGCGACCGGCGCGCTGCTGTCGTCGGCGTACGAGTACCAGCTGCTCGCGGCGGCGTACGAGGCCGACCCGACCGACGAGCACACGTCCGACGCCGCCCGCGCCGTGAACTACCTCTGCTACCTGTACGGCTCGGACCCCGACACGTGGTCCGGGCTGGTCGACGACGACCCGCTCACGCAGGACCGGGCCGACCAGTGCACCGACGAGTGGGACCGGCTGCGCGTCGGCTGGCGCGACCTGCTGGCCGAGGCGGGTGCGCTGCGCTCCTGA